A genomic stretch from Physeter macrocephalus isolate SW-GA chromosome 12, ASM283717v5, whole genome shotgun sequence includes:
- the FIGLA gene encoding factor in the germline alpha has product MDAAPALLRAPPAEVLEDVLREQFGPLPQLAAVCRLKRLPSGGYSSTEDLQLVLERRRVANAKERERIKNLNRGFAKLKALVPFLPQSRKPSKVDILKGATEYIQVLSDVLEGAKDSEKQDPDHQNYSNNTSEPHMSLARELSRNIPHAGCAVGLKNEEEGSWADGGNG; this is encoded by the exons ATGGACGCCGCGCCGGCGCTCCTGAGGGCCCCACCGGCCGAGGTGCTGGAGGACGTGCTGCGGGAGCAGTTCGGGCCGTTGCCCCAGTTGGCCGCCGTCTGCCGGCTCAAGCGGCTGCCGTCGGGCGGCTACTCGTCCACGGAGGACCTGCAGCTGGTGCTGGAGCGGCGGCGCGTGGCCAACGCCAAGGAGCGCGAGCGG ATAAAAAATCTCAACCGTGGTTTTGCCAAACTGAAGGCGCTGGTGCCATTTCTTCCCCAAAGCAGGAAGCCTAGCAAAGTTGATATCCTCAAAGGTGCAACTGAGTACATACAAGTTCTCAGTGATGTTTTGGAAGGAGCCAAAGACTCTGAG AAACAAGACCCAGATCATCAGAACTATAGCAACAATACTTCTGAACCACACATGTCCTTGGCTAGAGAGCTATCGAGAAATATACCACACGCCGGTTGTGCTGTGGGCTTGAAGAATGAGGAGGAAGGGTCCTGGGCAGATGGCGGCAATG